From one Magnolia sinica isolate HGM2019 chromosome 18, MsV1, whole genome shotgun sequence genomic stretch:
- the LOC131233713 gene encoding uncharacterized protein LOC131233713 — MRIVGGETLCSFNETRYSEPMPWIGLYVTAASIACFLAMTGDVVSGFRNRKLWIPCRFFSLNATSLILISIATKLPVDLNTLMPQLPDQLTKLSGTVLICTTMANFMPSLGTMEDSQVILNVVPLGILVITIIVNVCIEMVTGVIFTFLLEHIIILFFMLIMLLIFCSSALAVSNTKQLLRQQYELKYQQASDDEPDDRTETSTVIKLRNDVRKCWMMAHCCSPQHVLSRSTMCTASGAFCLLGALVLSVAFTRSIQMHFCYIPSGKSDYKWSTVFVFLCQFSAVWVGTVAPAWRWFNVVNSRCLEIKSWSEFKGEFKVEKYWIQRLREWKDRPLPFDIGNRRYRKILHGSRNLVLNVGLCLQIAIVLTSKSIRLVSILAVSLLKKTLFCFPCIILPRLFKTYRSVSNDEMRSSSGTEIDLRDFVLHLEGEEKLVQLIMKQGYVDTEKWICRGRKKRLIHLTDLLKKCTISEGFKGVGEFDSDRVSSVGSKEPPPNCWALTLVTLTSIAIAIPCIGQNLIESLILGVNEGLRYVRLVEKKLDLKGPENMIDAADTVWLGIDLYHRWLDVDLAVLAREDKDAKKIIEHLAEIGKNCILEFEKSAETVGEITKSTLKWPAKALAGNSLYRICKSILDDYENKFGTVEELLEWLSITISDILGACLTNLPRAISMECFSSGIEAKEDSIRKAASLLGEAENILDTLGHQAIQDLGIDQFAYIDDWRASKLKKKNPSGVPSATSNVDMSSATSGEIP, encoded by the coding sequence TCAATCGCGACGAAGTTGCCCGTGGATCTGAACACTCTAATGCCTCAGCTTCCGGATCAGCTCACAAAACTCAGTGGCACCGTCTTGATTTGCACGACGATGGCCAATTTCATGCCATCTTTAGGAACAATGGAAGACTCCCAGGTGATCTTGAATGTCGTCCCATTGGGAATTCTGGTCATCACGATAATCGTCAATGTCTGCATTGAGATGGTTACCGGCGTAATTTTCACCTTTCTGCTGGAACACATCATAATCCTGTTTTTCATGCTAATCATGCTCCTGATTTTCTGTTCCTCTGCTTTAGCAGTTTCAAACACAAAGCAGTTGCTCAGACAACAATACGAGCTGAAATACCAGCAAGCATCAGATGATGAGCCGGATGATAGGACCGAGACATCAACAGTTATAAAGTTGAGAAACGATGTGAGGAAATGTTGGATGATGGCCCATTGTTGTAGCCCTCAGCATGTTCTGAGTCGCTCTACAATGTGCACCGCCTCCGGAGCTTTCTGTCTCTTGGGTGCTCTTGTTTTAAGCGTGGCCTTCACCAGATCAATTCAGATGCACTTTTGTTACATTCCCTCTGGAAAATCTGATTATAAGTGGTCGACTGTGTTTGTATTTCTTTGTCAATTTTCTGCAGTATGGGTTGGAACAGTAGCTCCTGCTTGGAGATGGTTCAACGTCGTCAATTCGAGGTGCCTTGAGATAAAATCATGGAGTGAATTCAAAGGCGAGTTTAAGGTTGAGAAGTATTGGATACAGAGATTGAGGGAATGGAAAGACCGCCCCTTACCTTTTGACATTGGGAACAGGCGATATCGAAAGATCCTCCACGGCTCAAGAAATCTAGTCCTCAATGTCGGTCTATGTCTTCAAATTGCTATAGTTTTAACAAGCAAATCTATACGACTAGTATCTATACTGGCCGTCAGCTTGCTCAAAAAGACGCTATTCTGCTTCCCCTGCATCATTCTACCGAGGTTGTTCAAGACATACAGAAGTGTTTCAAATGACGAAATGAGGTCTTCTTCTGGTACAGAGATAGACCTGAGAGATTTCGTATTGCATCTCGAGGGTGAAGAAAAATTGGTCCAGTTGATTATGAAACAAGGCTATGTGGACACAGAGAAATGGATCTGCAGAGGTAGAAAGAAACGACTAATACATCTTACGGATCTTTTAAAGAAATGTACAATTTCAGAAGGCTTCAAGGGAGTGGGCGAATTTGACAGCGATCGAGTTTCCTCAGTAGGTTCAAAGGAACCTCCTCCTAACTGCTGGGCTCTGACTTTGGTAACCCTTACGAGCATAGCGATTGCAATTCCTTGCATTGGCCAAAATCTGATCGAATCGCTGATACTTGGGGTAAATGAAGGCCTTCGATATGTGAGACTTGTAGAGAAGAAGCTGGATTTGAAAGGGCCAGAAAACATGATCGACGCAGCAGATACAGTCTGGCTAGGTATTGATCTTTACCATCGATGGCTAGATGTGGATCTTGCTGTATTGGCCCGTGAAGATAAGGATGCCAAGAAGATAATCGAACACCTTGCAGAGATTGGAAAGAATTGCATTCTAGAGTTTGAAAAGAGCGCGGAGACTGTGGGCGAAATCACAAAAAGCACTTTGAAGTGGCCAGCCAAGGCATTGGCGGGCAATTCTCTATATAGAATCTGTAAAAGCATTCTGGATGACTATGAAAACAAATTTGGGACGGTGGAAGAACTGTTAGAATGGTTGTCCATAACAATTTCTGATATATTAGGCGCTTGTCTTACCAATTTACCGCGTGCGATATCCATGGAATGCTTTTCCAGTGGGATCGAAGCAAAGGAAGACAGCATCAGGAAAGCAGCTTCTCTTCTTGGTGAAGCTGAAAACATACTGGATACTCTCGGGCACCAAGCGATTCAAGATCTGGGCATTGATCAATTTGCCTACATCGATGACTGGCGTGCGAGCAagctgaagaagaagaacccATCGGGCGTCCCTTCGGCTACTTCCAATGTCGATATGTCTAGCGCTACTTCAGGTGAAATACCATGA
- the LOC131233714 gene encoding uncharacterized protein LOC131233714, with amino-acid sequence MENYECAINDKHFGDPMPWIGVYVTVASLVCSLAMAGDIINGLRLQKLWFPCRFFSLNATSLTLLAIATKLPVDLTTPMPGAQDQFTKLSGTVLICTAMANFMPSLGTMEHSQVILNVVPLVILVITIFINVCIQLRTEVIFTFSTLHMIILFFMLIMLLILCSSALTVSTTSQLLKQQYELKHQQASDGPDVKVETSTVTKLKNDVRKYWVMAHSCSPQYVLSRSLIGTISGAFCFVGASLLMVSFITFLHYPLTYSCHRLVYRSTSPPPSPSDYKWSTKLVSFSQVIAVAVGTVAPACRWFAAVNSRAFQIKTWSDFKGEFKVESYWIQILVEWKDSPLYFDIKSRSCLRFVYGFRNLILDVCLQMQTAIVLFSKSVRLAFMLVMTGLKILLSCFLSILPRRQFKSSGSVSNEETWSSSNTERGLNDFVLHLEGEEKLVHLIMKQGCIDTEKWIRKGRKNQLKHLMDLLSKSTISEGFKGVCDFDSDVVRPVGSEESPPNCWALPLVTLVSIAIAIPCTDRELIKPLLHGVNEGLRCVRFIEKKLDLKGLVNIKEAADIVWQGVDLNLKWLDVDLATIVPEEKDPKKIIERLADIGKDCVLDFEKTMAPMYGNKKNTLKWTAKALAGNSLYRICQTILDDYENKFETAEELLKWLSVTISDILGACLTNLPHAISIECSSSAIEAKEDSIRKAASFLGEAENILETLGHHGVQDLGIDQCAYIDDWRASKLKKNTSRLPSATSNDDMSSATPGELRLSIE; translated from the coding sequence ATGGAGAACTACGAATGTGCAATCAACGACAAACATTTCGGCGATCCGATGCCATGGATCGGTGTATATGTAACAGTAGCTTCTCTAGTTTGCTCACTTGCCATGGCGGGCGATATCATTAACGGGCTCCGCCTTCAAAAGCTCTGGTTTCCATGCAGATTCTTCTCGCTCAACGCCACTTCCTTGACCCTTCTAGCAATCGCAACGAAACTGCCTGTAGATCTTACCACTCCAATGCCCGGGGCTCAAGATCAGTTCACCAAGCTCAGTGGGACCGTCCTTATTTGCACCGCAATGGCCAACTTCATGCCGTCTTTAGGAACCATGGAACACTCACAGGTGATTTTGAACGTCGTTCCTTTGGTAATTCTAGTCATCACCATATTCATAAATGTCTGCATTCAGTTGAGAACCGAAGTAATTTTTACCTTCTCAACCTTACACATGATAATCCTGTTTTTCATGCTAATCATGCTCCTGATTCTTTGTTCCTCTGCTTTAACGGTTTCAACCACGAGTCAGTTGCTAAAACAACAGTACGAGTTGAAACACCAGCAAGCTTCAGATGGGCCAGATGTTAAAGTTGAGACATCCACCGTTACgaaattgaaaaatgatgtgAGGAAATATTGGGTGATGGCCCATAGCTGTAGTCCTCAGTATGTTCTCAGTCGCTCCTTGATTGGCACCATTTCGGGAGCTTTCTGTTTCGTGGGCGCTAGTCTTCTGATGGTGTCATTCATCACATTTCTACATTATCCTTTAACATACTCGTGTCATCGTCTCGTATATCGTTCAACAAGCCCTCCTCCATCTCCATCAGATTACAAGTGGTCGACTAAGCTTGTCTCATTTTCTCAAGTAATTGCTGTAGCGGTAGGAACTGTAGCACCTGCTTGTAGATGGTTTGCCGCCGTCAATTCGAGGGCCTTTCAGATAAAAACATGGAGTGACTTCAAAGGCGAGTTTAAGGTGGAGAGCTACTGGATTCAGATATTGGTGGAATGGAAAGACAGCCCTTTATATTTCGACATCAAGAGCAGGAGCTGTTTAAGGTTCGTCTATGGCTTTAGAAATCTAATACTGGATGTCTGTCTTCAAATGCAAACTGCAATAGTCTTATTCAGCAAATCTGTTCGATTAGCTTTCATGTTGGTCATGACTGGGCTCAAAATTCTGCTGTCCTGCTTCCTCTCAATCCTACCACGAAGGCAGTTCAAGTCCTCTGGAAGCGTTTCGAATGAGGAAACATGGTCTTCTTCAAATACAGAGAGAGGCCTGAATGATTTCGTATTACATCTCGAGGGTGAGGAAAAATTGGTCCATTTGATCATGAAACAAGGCTGCATCGACACAGAGAAATGGATCCGTAAAGGTAGAAAGAACCAATTAAAACATCTTATGGATCTTTTAAGCAAATCAACAATTTCGGAAGGCTTCAAGGGAGTTTGCGATTTTGACAGCGACGTAGTTCGCCCGGTAGGTTCGGAGGAAAGTCCTCCCAACTGCTGGGCTCTGCCTTTGGTAACCCTGGTGAGTATAGCCATTGCAATTCCTTGCACGGACCGAGAACTGATCAAACCATTGCTACATGGGGTAAATGAAGGCCTCCGTTGCGTAAGATTCATAGAGAAGAAGCTGGATTTGAAAGGGCTGGTAAACATTAAGGAAGCAGCAGATATCGTCTGGCAAGGTGTTGATCTTAACCTTAAATGGCTCGATGTGGATCTTGCCACAATTGTCCCTGAAGAGAAGGATCCCAAGAAAATAATCGAACGCCTTGCAGACATTGGAAAGGATTGTGTTTTGGACTTTGAGAAGACCATGGCGCCTATGTACGGAAACAAGAAGAACACTCTTAAGTGGACGGCCAAAGCATTGGCGGGCAATTCTCTATATAGAATCTGTCAAACCATTCTGGATGACTATGAAAACAAATTTGAGACAGCGGAAGAATTATTAAAATGGTTGTCCGTAACGATTTCTGATATATTGGGAGCCTGTCTTACCAATTTACCGCATGCGATATCCATCGAATGCTCTTCCAGTGCCATCGAAGCAAAGGAAGATAGCATTAGGAAAGCAGCTTCTTTTCTTGGGGAAGCTGAAAACATATTGGAAACTCTCGGACACCATGGGGTTCAAGATCTGGGCATTGATCAATGTGCCTATATCGACGACTGGCGTGCCAGCAAACTGAAGAAGAACACATCACGCCTTCCTTCTGCTACTTCTAATGACGATATGTCTAGCGCTACTCCAGGTGAACTGCGTCTATCTATCGAGTAG
- the LOC131233882 gene encoding beta-galactosidase 11-like → MFLSLLHSLQFIYSYSGFQKEPKWRHLRDLHSALRLCGKALLWVLPTVYTMGKDIEVTSQHNARGYHLVKESHKDKEWKMHQEKIPTISDTYIRSMALLELMNLTKDRTDYLWYILRALLNVRCILNIIFVSGLNLVSTMEALLFLFSIWKLYLYLQNYVSWIRAVS, encoded by the exons ATGTTCCTCTCCTTATTGCATTCGCTTCAATTTATTTATTCTTATTCAGGTTTTCAGAAGGAACCCAAGTGGCGTCACCTCAGGGACTTGCACTCTGCTCTGAGACTTTGCGGGAAGGCTTTGCTCTGGGTGCTTCCCACTGTTTACACAATGGGGAAGGACATAGAG GTAActtcacaacacaatgcaagggGCTATCATCTAGTGAAGGAATCTCACAAGGATAAGGAGTGGAAAATGCATCAAGAGAAGATCCCAACAATCAGCGACACTTACATTAGATCAATGGCCCTATTAGAACTCATGAACTTGACTAAGGATAGAACAGATTACCTCTGGTATATTTTAAGAGCTTTGCTTAACGTTAGATGTATTTTGAATATCATATTTGTATCTGGACTGAATCTTGTCAGTACAATGGAAGCTTTGCTCTTTCTTTTCTCCATTTGGAAATTGTATCTGTATTTGCAAAACTATGTGTCTTGGATCAGAGCAGTTTCATGA